TGCTGGATATATTGTCCAGATTCATCAATAATGGTTGAGGAAGAAAAAATGGTTGGGATAAACCTTGATTATTGTAAAGGTTGTGGGATATGTGCTGATGTCTGTCCAGAAAAGGTAGCTGCCATAAGGATGGAGGATGAGAAGAGATAATTTAGGATTTGGGTTTAAAAAATGACCATTAAAGAGATAAGAAAAATATTAGAGGCAGAGGTTATCTTCTCGGAAGATGAGGATGGAGAGATAGATATGGCTTGTGGCTCTGATTTAATGAG
This genomic window from bacterium contains:
- a CDS encoding 4Fe-4S binding protein; amino-acid sequence: MEKWYDLPSGGLILEPATAERYKTGSWRSKRPIWDASKCISCLNCWIYCPDSSIMVEEEKMVGINLDYCKGCGICADVCPEKVAAIRMEDEKR